From the genome of Haloterrigena sp. KLK7, one region includes:
- a CDS encoding polysaccharide pyruvyl transferase family protein: protein MRILLLRTWTTNIGNGFIDYGAKAMLERAFPDAEIVETGGYPNHAADTAALWRGTRKFERMTGYGGSDYESPTHSIRRNAVNVSELIDADLAVLPGCVLSRPTFRKYFDTLTRLRERDIPIVIIGGGGEEYDEAERKDVEAVFDALDIEVLLTRDRTAYEEYDDLVEYCYDGIDCSLFLGDAHQPPEANREFDVHAFDKGEEPDIDGASSTIIRPDHAPFDEPYHFPVGERARELLGLETPLFEQENVFVSDMVTDYLFLYANADVVRSDRIHACLPALTYGNRAQFYFDTPRANLFDRVPIDGDVTSEPVRFDMDELEREKDAQVEALEEGVTTVL from the coding sequence ATGAGAATCCTGCTTCTGCGGACGTGGACGACGAACATCGGGAACGGATTCATCGACTACGGGGCGAAGGCGATGCTCGAGCGGGCGTTCCCCGACGCGGAGATCGTCGAGACGGGCGGCTATCCGAACCACGCGGCGGACACCGCGGCGCTGTGGCGGGGCACGCGAAAGTTCGAACGGATGACCGGGTACGGAGGGTCGGACTACGAGTCGCCGACGCACTCGATCCGGCGGAACGCGGTGAACGTCAGCGAACTGATCGACGCCGATCTGGCCGTCCTCCCGGGCTGCGTGCTCTCCCGGCCGACGTTCCGAAAGTACTTCGACACGCTCACTCGACTCAGGGAGCGGGACATTCCGATCGTCATCATCGGTGGGGGCGGCGAGGAGTACGACGAAGCCGAACGGAAAGACGTCGAGGCCGTCTTCGACGCGCTCGACATCGAGGTCCTGCTCACCCGGGATCGAACCGCCTACGAGGAGTACGACGACCTCGTCGAGTACTGCTACGACGGCATCGACTGCTCGCTGTTCCTGGGCGACGCTCACCAACCGCCCGAGGCGAACCGAGAGTTCGACGTCCACGCGTTCGACAAGGGCGAAGAGCCCGATATCGACGGCGCGTCGTCGACGATCATCAGGCCCGATCACGCGCCCTTCGACGAACCGTACCACTTCCCGGTCGGCGAGCGGGCGCGGGAACTGCTCGGCCTCGAGACGCCCCTGTTCGAGCAGGAGAACGTCTTCGTCTCCGACATGGTGACCGACTACCTCTTCCTCTACGCCAACGCGGACGTGGTGCGCTCGGACCGGATCCACGCCTGCCTCCCCGCCCTGACCTACGGCAACCGGGCGCAGTTCTACTTCGACACGCCGCGGGCGAACCTCTTCGATCGGGTTCCGATCGACGGCGACGTCACGAGCGAGCCGGTCCGGTTCGATATGGACGAACTCGAGCGGGAGAAAGACGCGCAGGTCGAGGCCCTCGAGGAAGGGGTCACGACGGTCCTGTGA